The Chthonomonadales bacterium genome includes the window GAGCCCCACCGCATTGCGCAGCGCGTGCTGGAAGAGCGAGAGCAGCGCCGCCTGCGACGCCGAGGCGCCAGCCACCCCGAAGAGCGCCACGAACAGCGAGTCCTGCACGCCCCAGCCATTCACGGAGATCGGCAGCGCCGTACAGGCCGACACCACCGGCACGAGCGCGAAGTAGGCGAGCACCGGCACGGGGACACCGAACGCGAGCCCCGCGCAGGCCACCGCCGCGCAGGCCGACACCTGAAGCGCAAATGCCAGAAGGAAGGCGGCTGTCAGAGCGCGCGGCGCCCGCGCGAAGGAGACCAGCGAGCCGTAGACGCGGCGAGCCGGCGACTCCATCAGGCGCGCCGCGCGCCGCGGCAGCAGCCGTGCCAGCCGCGCCGCCGCTCCCCGGCTCCCCAGCAGCGCCAACCCCGCCGCGAAGGCCGCCGCCACGAGCGCGACCGACCCCATCACCTGTGGGCTCCGGCGGAGCGACGGCGTGAAGGCGGCGGCGGCAAGCGCCATCACGACCATCGCGGCCAGCCCCACCATTCGGTCGGCCAGCACCGACGAGACGGCCACCTCGCGCCGGCGCAGGCTCGGCGCCAGCAGCGCCATGCGCGCCGCGTCGCCGCCCATCGCGCTCGGCAGGAACATGCTGAAGAAGACGCCCGCCAGGAACAGGCGCAGCAGGCGCGCGAAGGGGAGGCGGATGCCCTGCGCGTGGAGCAGAACGCTCCACCGCGCGGTGGAGATGAGCGAGCCGGCCAGTCCGGCCGCGGCCGCGCCCGCGAGCCAACCGGCGTGCGCGCCGCGGAGGGCCGCGGCGAGGCCGCGCGCG containing:
- a CDS encoding flippase-like domain-containing protein — encoded protein: MTRARLFAAARIAVTAALLVWAFHRVDARGLAAALRGAHAGWLAGAAAAGLAGSLISTARWSVLLHAQGIRLPFARLLRLFLAGVFFSMFLPSAMGGDAARMALLAPSLRRREVAVSSVLADRMVGLAAMVVMALAAAAFTPSLRRSPQVMGSVALVAAAFAAGLALLGSRGAAARLARLLPRRAARLMESPARRVYGSLVSFARAPRALTAAFLLAFALQVSACAAVACAGLAFGVPVPVLAYFALVPVVSACTALPISVNGWGVQDSLFVALFGVAGASASQAALLSLFQHALRNAVGLLGGLAFLLGRPGRPEPGDAGAAIPAIEEAVEGGAR